In a single window of the Stigmatopora nigra isolate UIUO_SnigA chromosome 7, RoL_Snig_1.1, whole genome shotgun sequence genome:
- the abhd16a gene encoding phosphatidylserine lipase ABHD16A has translation MAVRMWHRCIFGPHLQRIHRSHAPIVISTPRARMAYDYKQGNLEKYTDGILGWASALWCLSYCSSPVLLCFLYGKGYICSSKLAPVSQYVTTMLLCLLGVACIRGWGRWKNPEYVKFISILEEAKKNPSPENKKKMKSYNFDFSHWPADFSSSEVSKPKGSKAGVSLLKHESGPRGAADAIRTLPCHVISFLIVHTFGRRMLYPGSVGILQKAMRPMLEQGMAKLVEQYGGQRNKLVACDGNEIDTMFVDRREGGGSKGRTLVICCEGNAGFYEVGCMNTPLEGGYSVLGWNHPGFGGSTGVPLPQNESNAMDVVIQFAVHKLNFRLEEIRIYAWSIGGFTASWAVMSYPEIQSVVLDACFDDLLPLALKVMPDSWRPLVQYTVRKYVNLNVSEQLIKYQGPVLLVRRTNDEIITTRSPTDIMSNRGNDLLLKLLQFRYPNIMTYEVVTVVKQWLEASTHLQEVAVYNSYRTDDQWCDNVLFTYQKNSDSAFPWDIGEDLSVQEKQQLALFLAGKHMKNFETTHCTPLPASEFRTPWKL, from the exons ATGGCCGTCCGAATGTGGCACCGATGTATTTTCGGGCCACATCTGCAAAGAATTCACCGTTCTCATGCCCCGATTGTAATAAGTACCCCGAGGGCAAGGATG GCATACGACTACAAGCAAGGGAACTTGGAGAAATACACTGATGGCATTCTCGGATGG GCTTCTGCTCTGTGGTGTCTATCCTACTGCAGCTCACCTGTCCTATTATGCTTTTTGTACGGAAAAG GCTACATCTGCAGTTCTAAGTTGGCGCCAGTGAGTCAGTATGTGACGACAATGCTGCTGTGTCTCCTTGGAGTGGCGTGCATCCGAG GATGGGGAAGATGGAAGAACCCTGAGTATGTtaaatttatttccattttggaAGAGGCTAAGAAGAATCCATCACCAGAGAACAAG aaaaaaatgaaatcctaCAATTTTGATTTCTCTCACTGGCCTGCAGATTTCAGCTCTAGTGAAGTCAGCAAACC AAAGGGAAGCAAGGCTggcgtttccctgctgaagcacGAATCCGGACCGCGAGGAGCGGCAGACGCCATTCGCACTCTGCCCTGCCATGTCATCAG cTTCCTCATCGTGCACACCTTCGGGAGGAGGATGTTGTATCCGGGCTCGGTGGGAATACTGCAGAAAGCCATGAGGCCCATGTTGGAGCAAGGCATGGCCAAGCTTGTAGAACAG TATGGCGGTCAGCGGAACAAGCTGGTGGCTTGCGATGGCAACGAAATTGACACCATGTTTGTCGACCGCAGGGAAGGAGGCGGCAGCAAGGGCAGAACCCTG GTCATCTGTTGCGAGGGCAACGCCGGCTTCTACGAGGTGGGATGCATGAACACCCCTCTGGAGG GCGGCTACTCTGTCTTGGGCTGGAACCATCCAGGCTTTGGAGGCAGCACG GGGGTGCCCCTTCCACAAAATGAATCCAACGCCATGGATGTGGTCATCCAGTTTGCTGTGCACAAACTGAATTTTCGGCTAGAAGAGATCAGAATATATGCCTGGTCCATTGGCGGATTTACAG CCAGTTGGGCAGTGATGTCCTACCCTGAGATCCAATCCGTGGTACTGGACGCCTGTTTCGATGACCTTCTGCCTTTAGCCCTCAAGGTCATGCCTGATAGTTGGA GACCCCTGGTTCAGTACACGGTGCGAAAGTATGTGAATCTCAATGTTTCAGAGCAACTCATCAA ATACCAGGGACCGGTTCTGCTGGTGCGGAGAACAAATGATGAGATTATCACCACCAG GAGTCCAACAGACATCATGTCAAACCGGGGCAATGATCTCCTGCTCAAGCTGCTTCAGTTCAG GTATCCAAACATCATGACCTATGAAGTGGTCACTGTGGTCAAGCAGTGGCTGGAGGCCTCCACTCACTTACAGGAAG TGGCTGTGTACAACTCCTACCGGACGGACGACCAATGGTGTGACAACGTGCTATTCACATACCAGAAGAACTCGGACTCGGCTTTTCCTTGGGATATTG GGGAGGACTTGTCCGTCCAAGAGAAGCAACAACTGGCCCTTTTCTTG GCTGGCAAGCACATGAAGAACTTTGAGACGACGCACTGCACACCGCTACCTGCCTCGGAGTTCCGCACGCCGTGGAAGCTGTAG